From the genome of Primulina huaijiensis isolate GDHJ02 chromosome 11, ASM1229523v2, whole genome shotgun sequence:
tttattaGTTAATAAAGACATATTCTTATTACTTATCTGATCAGAAgattttatgctaaaaaaatatttttcaccgACTGTTGGAGTGGGAGTTGCGGCTGCTTGAACTTTTTTGGGTCGAGAAGTGGAAGGTTCCTCTTCTGTCCGGATCTCCGACTCGAAATCATGTGCTTTCAAGTCTGTAAATAGATCATGCATCTCGAGTTTGTTGAGATTCTTGCACTCTCTCATTGCCATCGTCTTTACATTTCGTTTTTTGAGTAATGCTCTAATTACCTTCAATGCAAGTTCACGGTTAGAGTATTTTTTTTCTAAGTGAAGCAAGTTCAATTACAATACTATTAAAttgttcatcaaactcatttaaAGTTTTTGTCGGTTCATCTTTGCATtgtaaaatttttgaatggtCACGGTCAGTTTGTTCTCCTTATTTTGATCATTTCTCTCGCAATGTTAGGTCAGCTTTTCTCAGATCTTTTTGGCGGTAGAGCAAGTCTTGATCTTACTAAACATGTTCTTGCTAAGGGTCTCATAGAGGATATAGTTGGCTAAATTGACTTTCTTTTTATCCTCAGCGGTTTCTCTGACCAATACTTTTCTACAACTTGTAGTGCACCTTCTAAGATGGCCATTATTGTATTGGTTTTCCAAGATATTATGGATATTCTGAGGTAATAATttctacgtcacctcttcttaTACTTAGAAagaaattcacaaaaaaaatttgattggtAAAACCCTTATACAAATCTACTTTGATTAGGAGTTATCACTTTCTAAATCTGAAATCTTACTGATATCTCAACACAATAAAATTTTGGTTGTACAAGAACCCTCGGTTCACCAGAAAAAACAAACTTTCCAATAGGTATCTTTGAACGGATAGAGTTGGTATTGTTGCACATGTTGATATTtgatgatttgatatgaataaATAGGTGTGTTCTAGGTGATCAACTCGATATATGAACAATAAATGTGCTCGAGATCTTGTATATTGGATATTGTGAATGCTTGAAACTTGTTGGTATTCTTTTGTAGTCTGCAGTTCTGAATCTGCATATTTTCACCCAAAGTCTTCCAACAATCAGAAATTTTTCTCAACGATCATTTGTACTATATCACAACAGATTGATATTGTCAACATCTCTTCATCGTACATTACATTAAATATTCATttaatgtttctttgttttttacGACTTCAGGTCTTTTAGCTTCTGAAAAGTTGATTTACTCTTGATAttttagaaaacattcttgTTAATCGAAATTGTTCTTGACATTTATCTAATAACATCGAATAACTTGAGTTTGTTGTATTCATCTTGATCTGTTAAAGTCTGAACGGTTGAGTACGGTTAGAGTTGAACGATCTGACTCTGAACACGTCTTCGATGAAGCGATTCGGTTAGAAACATATTCAAGAGATAATCTTCTGATAATATTTGCAACTTGAGATTCTAATAGATTATGagaatcatgtaattaaaactTAAGATAATTTAAACCTAACACTCTTGGtgtttttggaaagaaaaagtTGTATACATTTCTAAAAAATACACATCAAAATCCAACTCTTTCTATTTATGGGATGGTTGTATCAATTTTTTtacttcaataaaaaaaatcaaattgcaGTAGCTTTTATTAGCAATATTTAGTGGGGAAATTCAAATTTCTGATAATTATAGGTGATAATATAGTTATTATGCAGGACATATAAAAAAGTTACAattcgagaaaaaaaaaacgaacaAACCTacctaaaattaaaatgattttttgaaaTCTTGGAGACGATTATCTTGTTTGTTTAGCCTCTAAATCTGCTCTTGACAACTATTAATAGgcaccattttttaataatacattGGACTTTATAACTAAGAAGAGTGTGATTGTAGACTTTTGTttataataaaatgaatttttatattcttgctattgtgaaattattaaatgaattgtatataatattatttcattatggTATTTTCTAATATCCCTTTATTCTTGTAATAAATAAGTGTATTATATGTGAGTATATGCGCTTCAAATTTTTGACTTTGGatattaaataattcaaatttgaatgttAGATGTCTCAACTTTTCAGACATGTTAAGCAAACATCCAACATGGAAGCAGACAATAAAAGTAGGACTTTTGCGTACGTCATTTCATTTCGCACGTGTGGAAAATGATACGAgattaattcaaaaaaattcatgaatacgatattttttaaaaagtagagcatttatatatttggtttttaaataataataatagttaagTTTGacataaattacaaaaatcttGTACAGACTttggtttttaaaaattgatgatAGTCTATAGCACATGGTATTCAAATTACTGCAAGTTAATGCGTTTAGTCTAAAGTTGCGTTCGGATTGCTGGATTtgtatttgaaagaaaaatttgaaatgactTTATATTTacgtgaatttgaaattcatcacgTGACTCAAAAAATAACACAATGGGATTTAGAATTTATTGTCAAATAGATTGACACAAACTAATAAATGGATTTGTTATTGTGAATTTCCAATcctgaatttcaaatccatccctctaaatctcaaatttattttcaaattctacaatttcaaatttcttaatTGGTTTGAATGCATTGTATTTGAGAGAATTCCAAATCAATCTATACAAAGTTAAACATTTTTCCGATtgtcattatattttatttcaaatatatttaagatGTGTAGTATTGTATTATATGAAATTCATTATTCAGATTAAGTCAAATACTTCTATTAAATACAATGATATTGTGTTCACGCAAAAGCTGTTATGAGATGGTCAcatgggtcaattttgtgaaacggatatcCGACCCGACTATgcttatgaaaaatattattttatatatcaaaagtattacttttcatcACAAATGTTGATCAGGTCGATCCATATCACAAATATAAATCtattagaccgtctcacaagaaacttacTCGTTTATTTTAACACATTGATTCGAACATATACATTATGTTTGCATAATGTGTTATGTGGGTAATGACTTGGTGATaatgttgaggaaaaaaatttatttatttttttgatcatGGAGAAGAAGGAAATAAATTGAATACATATAATattctaaaataatattaaatatagtgATGTTGGGAACAAACTATTATTCATCAAGTCGTGTACATTAACTAACTCTAATTGCCGCGTCTTATGAATCAATCATTGGCTGACTTATTGCGATGAACTAattcgtgtgtgtgtgtgtgataaaaaaatttgaatttgttataaataagattattgaaataaaattgactcctttaaaaaaaaaaaagaaataaagttcACTATTACAAATTTAGCTTCCAAACAATTattgaaaaacaataaaattagtaGGCATCGAGTCAATTCATAGGATGATTATTAATGGAGCTTTTGTCTAAAAGTGGGTTTTTAATAGTAAATTTCAAGTAAGAAAAAGGGGCATATATGACTTCTGACGAGttttttttgagaggttgaCATTTTTTTGAGAGATTGacattttgaatgtcaaaacaCTAAAATAATGCTATAAGCctgtggatgaagtgcagttaGTATTTCAAGTTAAAGTTACAAGAAATAAATATGCAATCTTAGTTGCTGAACAATTATTTTCAGAGTAtatttcttgtgagacgatctcacgaatctttatctgtgatttaatttaaatcaaaatcaaacgttttagaaatttttttcaaaaaaactggagctaaaattatattgttcgatagttactaaaataataaatatatttcaggtctttattttcaaataactagtgaacatattcaaatattttgagcCGGACTAGAAATCGAGCCTTGATTCGAGACtcgaacaaaaaatattaaaattttcaaacttcGAGTTGTTCACACCCAGTATCAATCCACAATCAATCACAGCATCAGCAATCATACGACAACCTCAAATTCATTAAAGGGACCTTTTTCATATTAGTATTCTTGATTTGAACACTATTGAATTGAAAAAACGTATCTAAATTAGAACAATGAAATCGCCTTCAAAATCAAATAATCAAGTGCAAGTCCAAATAGAAGCAAGCGGGAGAAGGGAAGGATAAATACAATAAATGTCATGGACACTAGAGTCCATTCTCTTTAAAAATATCTTCTACAACCAAAAAACCTGCCCTCAGTGCATACGATTTTACGACACGAAACAGTCAGATTTTGCCCCGATAAATACCCCAATCTTTAAAGCAACATCACTCTTAACAAGCAATCAGAAGATCACCAGATTCACTAGCATGACTTTGTGAAGGTTGATTACTGAGGCTCTTCATCAGATAACTCTTCGCCCAGACCACGTTGAGAAATTCGGTAATAAAGAATCCCCATTGTTGCCATGCACGCCCTGCACCCAGAACATACAAAATTATTCTTCCCTTCTTCAGGAGGTTAGATGCGCATAAATTTGTACATGTATTTAGCGACATATTTAATGGAAAAGGAACAGATGCAACAGATGCTGCAATATAAAACAAGAAAGAGTATGAGATTACATGATAGCTAAAATTAAGAGGAGTTTCCTTGGATCCATTCTTGATGACCTATGATGTCGTACACGACCTTCTGAGGCATCATCTGCATGTGGCGCGTCTTTCCGTGTTGGTGCAGTCACTGGTAGAGTTGGCAATGCACTTGACCAGAAAGGCAGCAATGACCGGAGGAACTTGTGGCGAAATGTGCCTGAAATTAAGAATCCAGTAAGTTGGAGTTCAATTTTGGATAATAAGAAAGTGGAGAGATCAGACAATGCAATACTATGTGGTTCAGCCGTAATGCCCACATCTACAGACCAGTCAAAAGGATTTAAACTTTGTTATTATGTTCTCTTGACTTCGAATATAAGAATCAACTCTTCGCATGTGTGACAAACTAGGTTTGAACAtcaaaaaatagaagaaatcaCTCTGGcgataataaaaatgaaataacaTTTATAACACTCTCTTAATTATATCAAAGTATATCTGACAAATAAAACTGATTTCCACTAGTCCCCATTTGGTTGTACACCTAGATTCATTAAACAGCTTAAGCCAAGACGAACAAGGTTTCCACTTCAAAATGTGGAAGGCTAGTCACCAGCAAGCATGCTGATTAGAAATAGAGACCGAACAACAGTTTTGGTGTTATACCATGCGTCAACTGGACGTATCATGAtaccttttaaattttttttcaaatcatgATAGCTTTTAAATACACAGAAATGCCATTGTGCATTTGCAGAACAGAGAGCAAAGCCACATAAAGTTCAGGAATGAAAGAAATGCCCATCGCACAATGTTCTTACCTTTTCGAACaggtaaataaaaataaatacatttgaAGTAACTTCAATTATATCAACAATAAAGTCAGATCCCAAAATTTTCATGATAtagattatattattaaatgtaGTTGTAACAAAATCAAGCAACATTCCCATAGCAAGGTACAGTTAATAATTTCATATATAAAAGATTTAGCGACAACAAGGCTCAAGACTCGGTGATCAAGTTTAGATATAGGCTAAAGGAGTGTGTTCAACAATTTATGTTATGGTCCTGGAATGTGGATCGAGTTATGTCGAGTCAAGGGTCTTTTGTGACTTCCGACCTTGTCGACCTATTTTGATAGATGTAATAGAGGCCAATGATAGAGAACCTCGAATCTCATTCACACATTTTGTTGAGAGAATTTTCTGATTGATATTTTATTCTCAACTACTGCAATATATGCCAACTAACCTAATGTtcaatctcaaaaaaaaaaaatttaagcgaAAAGATAAAAGAGTTCCCGGTTGACTAAGTGTGTAAAAAGCATATGGTATAttatgttttataaaaaaaaaccaccTAGATATTCTGCAAACTAACATTAGATTccgaaaatatttttgacttgATCAAAAAACACGACAATTTAACTTCATGTGCAGCATGGACTGGATGAGACCTTTCTGCATGGGATGCAGAAGTACTTCCTTCCACTAACTGATTAGTATTTCTACtcgaaagaaacaaaaaaagaaggaaAGGAACAACAAATTAAAGATTCGTCACCTCTTCGAGTGTACTTCTTCCTGTTACCATCTTCATCGTCAGCAAAATATGAGGACTCTGAGTTCTGCCTTTCAGATTGCAGTGCACTCTTTCGCGTGGTTGCACCAGGCTGGGCAATAGAAAGGTGCAAGAAATCACTAAGAGAACATGGAAATACACCACATAGAACTTGAAAGTAAGCAAACAACGAATGTTACCAAAGACAAAAATAAGAAATCTTACACCAGAAGGGCTCGTGCTTTTCACGAAATTGGACTCATGATTAGGCAAAGATGATGCTGCTGAGCTAGGTCCATCTATCTCCACAATGTCTAAACTTGAGGGTCTTGCATAGCCTGAAGCTGCATTTTCTCCAAAAGATGGCAAAATACCACCAGGGTATTCTCGACCTCCAGCAGCAGAGGCATGCAATAGTGGTTGTGAAGCAAAGGCGGGTGGAGGACTTCGAGACTCTGTTCCATGCATTGAAACTGGATGATTCCCAAACAAGTTCTTCTCCAAACCAGTCTGAAAACAGAGGACATGCTCAAGTATCAGAGGGACAGAGAAACAACACCCACATATACACAAACTCACTACCAAGAGCAGAGGAATGTTTAGTTCCACGGGGAGGTTGTTGAAGAATTAAGCAATTTCTTGTATTCTTACCCTACTacgataaaaataaagaaaataatttgacttaatcttttttttgtttaattattttgattcaatcaagaaaaaaaaactatttacagtttcaaatttaaatatgttcTGAGAGAGAAGATACATGTAAGGTTTCATCACATGAAGTCATGTCCTTCGTAAAACTCAAAAAAAggttcaaattttgaaaaaatccAAACATAAATTTGTCATTGGTACTAATTTGCATTCGTatgctttttattttaatgtatcGTATAAATGCAACATAGAAATCTTAATGTTTGCTTCAAGAGAATTATGGAACGTCTCTTTGTAACAAATATCTCACTCTAGAGAAtcatttt
Proteins encoded in this window:
- the LOC140988555 gene encoding uncharacterized protein — its product is MVVCKCRKATKLYCFVHKVPVCGECICFPEHQICVVSTYSDWVIDGEYDWPPKCCYCQTAVEEGADSQTTRLGCLHIIHTSCLVKHIKSFPPHTAPAGYICPGCSTSIWPPKSIKDSGSHLHSRLKEAIMQTGLEKNLFGNHPVSMHGTESRSPPPAFASQPLLHASAAGGREYPGGILPSFGENAASGYARPSSLDIVEIDGPSSAASSLPNHESNFVKSTSPSGPGATTRKSALQSERQNSESSYFADDEDGNRKKYTRRGTFRHKFLRSLLPFWSSALPTLPVTAPTRKDAPHADDASEGRVRHHRSSRMDPRKLLLILAIMACMATMGILYYRISQRGLGEELSDEEPQ